In Phyllostomus discolor isolate MPI-MPIP mPhyDis1 chromosome 2, mPhyDis1.pri.v3, whole genome shotgun sequence, the following are encoded in one genomic region:
- the LOC114513058 gene encoding LOW QUALITY PROTEIN: olfactory receptor 10AD1 (The sequence of the model RefSeq protein was modified relative to this genomic sequence to represent the inferred CDS: inserted 6 bases in 5 codons; deleted 1 base in 1 codon; substituted 2 bases at 2 genomic stop codons), whose protein sequence is MVDLRNGRTVTKFIFVGFEQSSXSTQAPLFALFPVLYSLATAMNGLIIFITWTDPRLNSPRYVFLGHLSFLNIXLITTTIPKMLIHLVVKNHXSFASCWTQKLGFGVGVAKGVLLAFMTYDHYATICHLLNYAQSMSQHVCVRLVSSVWFFGLINGILLDYMXLMVHFCRENYIENFFCEAPIMITLXCGGPPFSLRVTLADATVVVLSAMVLTVISCARILASILSRASSSGAGKTFSACDSHPIVIIFXYTSAMFSYVNPSSICGHDQDKPFFLLYTIITPMCNAIIYGFXNKEMKKAMMRAFGRASPAQAESV, encoded by the exons ATGGTGGATCTAAGGAACGGAAGGACAGTGACAAAGTTTATCTTTGTGGGCTTTGAGCAGAGCTC TTCCACTCAGGCACCGCTCTTTGCCCTCTTCCCAGTTCTCTACAGCCTTGCCACGGCCATGAATGGCCTCATCATCTTCATCACGTGGACAGACCCCAGACTTAACAGCCCCAGGTATGTCTTCCTTGGCCACCTATCCTTCCTGAATATCTGACTAATCACCACCACTATCCCGAAGATGCTGATCCACCTAGTGGTCAAGAACC ACTCCTTTGCCTCCTGCTGGACTCAGAAGTTGGGTTTTGGTGTGGGTGTGGCCAAGGGCGTCCTCTTGGCTTTTATGACCTATGATCATTATGCCACTATCTGCCACCTGCTTAATTACGCCCAGAGCATGAGCCAGCATGTCTGTGTGAGGCTGGTGAGTAGTGTCTGGTTCTTTGGGCTGATCAATGGCATCCTGCTTGATTATA ATCTGATGGTCCATTTTTGTAGAGAAAACTACATAGAAAACTTCTTCTGTGAGGCTCCCATAATGATCACCC TCTGTGGAGGCCCTCCATTTAGTCTGAGGGTGACTCTTGCTGATGCCACCGTGGTGGTGCTCAGTGCCATGGTGCTCACTGTCATCTCCTGTGCCCGCATCCTGGCCTCCATTCTCAGTAGAGCCTCCTCCTCAGGCGCGGGGAAGACTTTCTCTGCTTGCGACTCCCATCCAATTGTGATCATCT TCTACACCTCGGCCATGTTCTCTTATGTGAACCCCAGCAGCATATGTGGCCATGACCAAGACAagccttttttcctcctt tacaCCATCATTACCCCCATGTGCAACGCTATCATATACggtttttaaaacaaggaaatgaaaaaggcCATGATGAGGGCCTTTGGgagggccagcccagcccaggcagaGTCTGTCTAG